The following proteins are encoded in a genomic region of Synechococcus sp. ROS8604:
- the ylqF gene encoding ribosome biogenesis GTPase YlqF yields MKTPPIQWYPGHIAKAEQQLKRNLDKVDLVIEVRDARIPLATGHPHLDRWLKGKQHLLVINRRDMVTTAAWEAWDQWFKVQGQRTVWCDAKAGTGVKLVQQAAIRAGHQLNERRKTRGMRPRAVRALTLGFPNVGKSALINRLVKKKVVASARRAGVTRTLRWVRLGQDLDLLDAPGVLPPRLDDQRAALHLALCDDIGQAAYDGELVAQAFLRILIDAQGREASGVVLSVLEQRYGTPVSGQTADPAFWLEATAERHTSGDTARMAQRLLDDFRRSLLGSISLELPEQGES; encoded by the coding sequence GTGAAAACACCTCCAATTCAGTGGTATCCAGGGCACATTGCTAAGGCGGAACAGCAGCTCAAGCGCAACCTCGACAAGGTGGATTTGGTGATTGAGGTGCGTGATGCCCGTATCCCTCTTGCCACCGGACACCCCCATCTCGACCGTTGGTTGAAAGGGAAGCAGCATTTGCTGGTGATCAATCGACGCGACATGGTCACGACTGCGGCATGGGAGGCCTGGGATCAGTGGTTCAAGGTGCAGGGGCAGCGCACGGTTTGGTGTGATGCCAAGGCCGGTACCGGGGTGAAGCTGGTGCAGCAGGCGGCAATTCGGGCTGGACATCAGCTCAATGAGAGGCGGAAGACTCGGGGGATGCGCCCGCGGGCGGTGCGCGCCCTCACCCTCGGCTTTCCCAATGTGGGCAAGTCGGCCTTGATCAATCGGCTGGTCAAGAAAAAGGTGGTAGCGAGTGCCCGCCGGGCCGGTGTGACGCGCACCTTGCGCTGGGTGCGGCTTGGTCAAGACTTGGATTTGCTCGATGCTCCTGGCGTCTTGCCACCTCGTTTGGATGATCAACGGGCGGCGCTGCATCTTGCCCTCTGTGATGACATCGGCCAAGCGGCCTATGACGGCGAGTTGGTGGCTCAGGCGTTCTTGAGAATCTTGATTGATGCGCAGGGACGGGAGGCTTCCGGGGTTGTGCTGTCCGTCCTTGAACAGAGGTATGGCACTCCGGTGTCTGGGCAGACCGCTGATCCAGCGTTTTGGCTGGAGGCCACAGCCGAACGCCATACCTCTGGGGATACGGCACGAATGGCACAGCGTTTGCTGGATGATTTCCGACGTTCGCTGTTGGGTTCGATCTCTTTGGAATTACCGGAACAGGGGGAGTCTTGA
- a CDS encoding universal stress protein translates to MFETVLFPVDHSREALEAASKALDLARSHNSRLILLSVVQSERPEMHDHAVVATLLAETKARFEQVGVPCEVVEREGMPAFVICDVADELNVDVIVMGTRGVNLEAESGSTAARVIQLAPCPVLVVP, encoded by the coding sequence ATGTTCGAAACCGTCTTATTTCCCGTTGATCACAGCCGAGAAGCTCTGGAAGCGGCGAGCAAAGCTCTGGACTTGGCACGCAGTCACAACAGCCGGCTGATCCTGTTGTCCGTGGTTCAGTCCGAGCGCCCTGAGATGCATGACCATGCAGTGGTGGCAACGCTATTGGCCGAAACCAAAGCCCGCTTTGAGCAGGTTGGGGTGCCCTGTGAGGTGGTGGAGCGTGAGGGGATGCCAGCGTTTGTGATTTGCGACGTGGCAGACGAGTTGAATGTGGATGTGATTGTGATGGGCACCCGCGGCGTGAATCTTGAAGCCGAGAGCGGCAGCACGGCAGCGCGTGTGATTCAGCTCGCGCCTTGTCCAGTTTTGGTGGTGCCGTGA
- the pgk gene encoding phosphoglycerate kinase codes for MAKRSLAKLNTGDLSGKRVLVRVDFNVPLNDAGAITDDTRIRAALPTINDLISKGAKVILAAHFGRPKGQVNDAMRLTPVAARLSELLSKPVTKTDSCIGPDAEAKVGAMGNGDVVLLENVRFFSEEEKNDPAFAEKLAGLADVYVNDAFGAAHRAHASTQGVTKFLKPSVAGFLMEKELQYLQGAVDEPKRPLAAIVGGSKVSSKIGVLEALIDKCDKVLIGGGMIFTFYKARGLAVGKSLVEEDKLELAKELEAKAKAKGVELLLPTDVLLADNFAPDANSQVADVTAIPDGWMGLDIGPDAIKVFQAALADCKTVIWNGPMGVFEFDKFAAGTNAIATTLAELSGKGCCTIIGGGDSVAAVEKAGLAEKMSHISTGGGASLELLEGKVLPGVAALDDAA; via the coding sequence ATGGCGAAGCGTTCCCTGGCAAAACTGAATACCGGCGACTTGAGCGGAAAACGCGTTCTCGTGCGGGTCGACTTCAACGTGCCTCTGAACGACGCCGGTGCCATCACAGACGACACCCGCATTCGTGCAGCACTGCCAACCATCAACGACCTGATCAGCAAAGGCGCGAAGGTAATCCTCGCGGCACACTTCGGCCGCCCCAAGGGTCAGGTCAACGACGCGATGCGCCTCACCCCAGTAGCGGCACGCCTTAGCGAGCTGCTCAGCAAGCCTGTGACCAAGACCGACAGCTGCATCGGACCTGATGCGGAAGCCAAGGTGGGCGCCATGGGCAACGGCGACGTGGTGTTGCTCGAGAACGTGCGCTTCTTCTCAGAAGAAGAAAAGAACGATCCCGCCTTCGCTGAGAAGCTCGCCGGCCTCGCCGACGTTTATGTGAACGACGCCTTTGGTGCTGCTCACCGCGCCCATGCCTCCACACAAGGCGTGACCAAGTTCCTCAAGCCATCGGTGGCTGGCTTCTTGATGGAGAAGGAACTTCAGTACCTCCAGGGTGCCGTGGATGAGCCCAAGCGTCCTTTGGCCGCCATCGTTGGTGGCTCCAAGGTGAGCAGCAAGATCGGCGTCCTTGAAGCCTTGATCGACAAGTGCGACAAGGTGCTGATCGGCGGCGGCATGATTTTCACCTTCTACAAAGCACGCGGTCTGGCTGTCGGCAAGAGCCTCGTTGAAGAAGACAAGCTGGAACTGGCCAAGGAATTGGAAGCCAAAGCCAAGGCCAAAGGCGTTGAGCTGCTGCTTCCCACCGATGTGTTGCTTGCCGACAACTTCGCTCCTGATGCCAACAGCCAAGTGGCAGACGTCACAGCGATTCCCGACGGCTGGATGGGCCTCGACATCGGCCCTGATGCCATCAAGGTGTTCCAAGCTGCCCTAGCTGATTGCAAAACCGTGATCTGGAATGGCCCGATGGGCGTCTTCGAGTTCGACAAGTTCGCGGCTGGAACGAATGCCATTGCCACAACCCTGGCTGAACTCAGCGGGAAAGGCTGCTGCACGATCATTGGCGGTGGCGATTCCGTTGCTGCCGTTGAGAAAGCAGGCCTGGCCGAAAAGATGTCTCACATCTCCACCGGTGGTGGCGCCAGCCTCGAGCTGCTGGAAGGCAAGGTGCTTCCCGGCGTCGCCGCACTGGACGACGCCGCTTGA
- a CDS encoding NAD(P)-dependent oxidoreductase, translated as MNSPAAVAMVGLGALGLPMAINLREAGYRLHVHTRSRIAESDPSLQAGDSSAAAVCCASPAAAAGGCQALLLCVSDDAAVEAVLWGEHGAGFALAPGSLVIDCSTIAPATAEAMAKRLAERNVHYIDAPVTGGTEGAKAGNLTVLCGGEAMALEQARPLLEVIGGSIHHFGPVGSGQQVKAVNQVLVAGSYAAVAEAIALGQHLQLPMHQVVTALQHGAAGSWALQHRSAAMLADHYPLGFKLALHHKDLKIALEAAKEQQLELPITQRVLEQESELMQQGLGNADVSALRRCYPADPH; from the coding sequence ATGAATTCGCCTGCTGCGGTGGCCATGGTGGGGCTCGGCGCTCTGGGGTTACCCATGGCGATCAACCTGCGCGAAGCCGGCTACAGGCTTCATGTGCACACCCGCAGCCGCATCGCAGAGAGCGATCCAAGCCTGCAAGCAGGTGACTCCTCAGCAGCGGCTGTCTGCTGTGCCTCCCCCGCCGCAGCCGCCGGCGGCTGCCAAGCCCTATTGCTCTGCGTCAGCGATGACGCCGCCGTGGAAGCGGTGCTATGGGGAGAGCACGGAGCAGGCTTTGCCCTCGCACCAGGAAGCTTGGTGATCGATTGCTCCACGATCGCGCCAGCCACAGCGGAAGCGATGGCGAAACGGCTCGCGGAACGCAACGTGCACTACATCGATGCGCCTGTCACCGGAGGAACGGAAGGCGCCAAAGCCGGCAACCTCACCGTGCTCTGTGGTGGCGAAGCCATGGCACTGGAGCAGGCCAGGCCGCTCTTGGAGGTGATCGGTGGCTCGATTCATCACTTCGGGCCCGTTGGCAGCGGCCAACAGGTCAAAGCGGTGAACCAGGTGCTGGTGGCCGGCAGCTATGCCGCTGTGGCAGAAGCCATCGCCCTGGGGCAACATCTCCAGCTGCCCATGCACCAGGTGGTGACCGCCCTGCAGCACGGAGCCGCGGGGTCATGGGCCCTGCAACATCGTTCAGCCGCGATGCTTGCGGATCACTACCCGCTCGGCTTCAAGCTCGCACTCCATCACAAAGATCTCAAGATCGCGCTGGAGGCCGCCAAGGAGCAGCAGTTGGAACTCCCCATCACGCAACGCGTCCTGGAACAAGAGTCGGAACTCATGCAACAGGGGCTCGGAAACGCCGATGTGTCCGCGCTAAGGCGTTGCTACCCAGCTGATCCCCATTAA
- a CDS encoding glycosyltransferase yields MPRLLVAASGTGGHLFPALAVADALPEPWSVRWVGVPDRLETSLVPGRYPLTTVKAGGLQGRGLRKLIQLIQLLAASGGIRRLIQREGIDAVFTTGGYIAAPAILAARWCGIPVVLHESNAIPGRVTRLLGRFCTRVAVGLEAAAPRIPGCRAVVTGTPVRAAFLQQHSLPEWVPQGDGPLLLVIGGSQGALGLNRMTRVIFPSLLNGGCRIVHLTGSHDPDVGCIAHPLLVERRFSDEIPALLQHADLAISRAGAGSLSELAVSGTPTVLVPFPQAADRHQDANAVCAAAIAAAVIVHQHDPSETTLRDTVWRLLGSKLQGGDSGANPLPEMGQAMRELGVEDADQKLVALLQALLA; encoded by the coding sequence ATGCCTCGGCTTCTAGTTGCTGCCAGCGGCACCGGAGGGCACTTGTTTCCGGCCCTTGCCGTTGCGGATGCCCTGCCGGAGCCATGGAGCGTGCGTTGGGTGGGCGTTCCCGACCGCCTGGAAACAAGCCTGGTCCCAGGCCGCTACCCCCTCACCACCGTCAAAGCCGGTGGATTGCAAGGTCGAGGACTGCGCAAACTGATCCAACTGATCCAATTGCTGGCCGCCAGCGGCGGCATCCGCCGCCTGATCCAACGGGAAGGCATTGATGCGGTCTTCACCACAGGCGGATACATCGCTGCACCAGCCATTTTGGCAGCGCGATGGTGCGGGATCCCCGTGGTGCTTCACGAATCCAATGCCATTCCCGGCCGGGTCACACGCTTGCTGGGACGCTTTTGCACCCGCGTTGCCGTGGGGCTTGAAGCGGCCGCACCACGCATCCCTGGCTGCCGAGCGGTGGTGACCGGCACCCCGGTTCGGGCTGCTTTTCTCCAGCAACACTCCCTACCGGAGTGGGTGCCTCAGGGCGACGGCCCCCTGCTTTTGGTGATTGGCGGCAGCCAAGGCGCTCTGGGGCTGAATCGGATGACGCGCGTGATTTTTCCCTCCCTGCTCAATGGCGGCTGCCGCATCGTGCATCTCACCGGCAGCCATGACCCCGACGTGGGTTGCATCGCACACCCCTTGCTGGTGGAGCGACGGTTCAGTGATGAGATTCCGGCCCTGCTCCAACACGCCGACCTCGCCATCAGCAGAGCCGGTGCAGGCAGCTTGAGCGAACTTGCCGTGAGCGGAACACCCACCGTGCTGGTGCCCTTCCCCCAAGCCGCCGATCGCCATCAAGACGCCAACGCTGTGTGTGCAGCCGCCATCGCCGCTGCCGTGATCGTGCATCAACACGACCCGAGCGAGACGACTCTTCGCGACACGGTTTGGCGCCTGCTCGGATCCAAACTGCAGGGAGGCGATTCAGGCGCTAATCCACTGCCCGAGATGGGGCAGGCCATGCGGGAACTTGGCGTGGAGGATGCGGATCAGAAGCTGGTGGCCCTGCTCCAAGCCCTGTTGGCCTGA
- a CDS encoding histidinol-phosphate transaminase: MSNRLPPHGGNLSQEAQRLGMQPSQLLDASASLVPFRPPRALRRALASAIQGQALRDYPDRSQADLRSAIASWHGLDPEQVLGGNGAAELFTWAARDATAAGLSVLPQPGFADYSRALACWGGAIKQQPLPLEWGDGWPQPFPLAALSEASDVIWITNPHNPTGQLWSRASLEPLLAQYELVICDEAFLPLVPGGEDQSLLPLVADHPNLVVIRSLTKLFAIAGLRLGYAVAAPDRLQRWHGWRDPWPVNGLAIAAGVAVMNDPVGLQRWQGRVQQWVQQEGTWFRAQLDAIPGVKPYPSAANYLLIQGEQSLLELREQLAQQGVLLRDCRSFQCLGECWLRIGLQDRRGNQRILRALQRAQANRAWSRATSF, encoded by the coding sequence GTGAGTAACCGCCTTCCTCCCCATGGAGGCAATCTCAGCCAGGAAGCCCAGCGGCTGGGGATGCAGCCCTCCCAGCTGCTGGATGCCAGCGCTTCCTTGGTGCCATTTCGTCCCCCTCGCGCTCTGCGTAGGGCTCTCGCCTCTGCCATTCAGGGTCAGGCCCTGCGTGATTATCCCGACCGCTCTCAGGCTGATTTGCGCTCGGCGATCGCCTCATGGCATGGGCTGGATCCTGAGCAGGTGCTGGGAGGGAATGGGGCCGCGGAATTGTTCACCTGGGCGGCTCGTGATGCCACCGCCGCTGGGCTCAGTGTTCTGCCACAGCCTGGATTTGCCGACTATTCCCGCGCTTTGGCCTGCTGGGGTGGCGCGATAAAGCAGCAGCCTTTGCCTTTGGAGTGGGGCGATGGTTGGCCGCAACCCTTCCCGTTGGCTGCCTTAAGCGAGGCGAGCGATGTCATCTGGATCACCAATCCTCACAACCCCACCGGTCAGCTTTGGAGCCGTGCTTCGTTGGAACCCTTGCTGGCTCAATACGAGCTGGTGATCTGTGATGAGGCCTTCCTGCCCCTGGTGCCAGGGGGGGAAGATCAGTCGTTACTGCCCTTGGTGGCAGACCACCCCAATCTTGTGGTGATCCGCAGTCTCACGAAATTGTTTGCGATTGCGGGTTTGCGTCTTGGCTATGCCGTGGCGGCACCCGATCGTCTGCAGCGATGGCATGGATGGAGAGATCCCTGGCCGGTGAATGGCTTGGCGATTGCGGCTGGAGTGGCTGTGATGAACGACCCAGTTGGCTTGCAGCGTTGGCAAGGCCGCGTTCAGCAGTGGGTGCAACAGGAAGGCACGTGGTTTCGGGCACAACTCGATGCCATTCCTGGAGTCAAGCCTTACCCCTCAGCTGCCAACTATCTGTTGATTCAAGGAGAGCAGTCCTTGCTGGAGCTGCGCGAGCAGCTTGCGCAACAGGGCGTTTTGCTCCGGGATTGCCGATCCTTCCAATGTCTGGGGGAGTGTTGGCTGCGGATTGGCTTGCAAGATCGGCGAGGCAATCAACGCATCCTTCGCGCGCTCCAGCGTGCTCAGGCCAACAGGGCTTGGAGCAGGGCCACCAGCTTCTGA
- a CDS encoding pentapeptide repeat-containing protein: MNPSRWMPLLGLWLIAIPVHAENMDDLIKVLEDGECRNCRLADADLVHADLRDADLRDARLQRANLGEAQLDGADLSGANLSFTSLRGASLRGANLEGSVLHGTDLRDADLSGARLSPNALEEAHWQGATGINRAMQSHAALHNAGVEASQSGRWSEAEQLFSAAILRTPEEPLSWVARGISRSEQAKDQLAEQDFRYAAVLYEQQGADAWANQLYNAADSISTRRFEPTEQKAGNGLGNQLLEGTINGFKMLAPLAAKALIPLGLGL, from the coding sequence TTGAACCCGTCCCGCTGGATGCCCTTGCTGGGTTTATGGCTGATCGCCATCCCTGTGCATGCCGAGAACATGGACGATCTCATCAAAGTGCTCGAGGACGGTGAGTGCCGCAACTGCCGTCTGGCCGATGCCGACCTTGTGCATGCCGATCTACGCGATGCCGACCTAAGGGACGCGCGCTTGCAGCGAGCCAATCTCGGCGAAGCCCAATTGGATGGGGCTGACTTGAGCGGGGCCAATCTCAGCTTCACCAGCTTGCGCGGGGCTTCCCTCCGTGGCGCCAATCTCGAAGGCAGCGTCTTGCATGGCACCGACCTGCGCGATGCCGATCTCAGTGGTGCCCGGCTGAGTCCAAACGCTTTGGAGGAAGCCCACTGGCAGGGCGCAACAGGAATCAACCGAGCGATGCAGAGCCATGCCGCTCTGCACAACGCCGGGGTGGAAGCCTCGCAATCTGGCCGTTGGTCTGAGGCTGAACAGCTGTTCAGTGCAGCGATCCTGCGCACCCCAGAGGAGCCCCTGAGCTGGGTGGCACGAGGGATCAGCCGCAGCGAACAGGCCAAAGACCAGCTCGCGGAGCAGGACTTCCGTTACGCCGCCGTCTTGTATGAACAACAAGGGGCCGATGCCTGGGCCAACCAGCTCTACAACGCTGCCGATTCAATCAGCACGCGCCGGTTCGAACCAACAGAGCAAAAAGCTGGCAACGGTCTCGGCAATCAGCTTCTGGAAGGAACCATCAATGGGTTCAAGATGCTTGCCCCATTGGCAGCCAAGGCACTGATTCCACTGGGGTTAGGCCTTTGA
- a CDS encoding type II secretion system protein GspD — translation MAVGTMVLQNRSFVNVSGPPVTLTLNNAPAKDALMALARLGGYGFVYVADESDSGSAPSAAGNVRTVSMSFHRESYARALNGVLLASGYQGKLDGRTLLVGTAVSAKTFGPQVSKIYRLNQASATSAADYLASLGASISKVITTRLTSQETASTGTPANNTANSTASTTTLSNVETYGASIGPLRGLTGTTDSRLQTITLVGDSRLVAIGESYLKQIDLRQRQVALTVQILDISLENDSEIDNSFAFRTGNTFIVNNDGQLLANFGAYKPPGSDAGGLPSTYTGLERTTPVTGTGSVNDAGVFVDEPKGSFPLPGSNSDVLGVRGFPARPKFGTERNPLQPGVNEIDDDGKLTYESPTLFQYPQNQFFDFLRAQITSSSAKILANPTLILQEGSSKTSGTDDAPISNDGKIGRENSNEALVRVGTELVTSFDLLKDEQGNLFCSPNLDNAGLTFGARVEKIDDNGFVSFSLSPEISAAVGIQTGGNCGDITTINKRSLDTGTVRVRDGQTLILTGVISDSDVQAVRKWPILGDLPLIGQFFRNSSGDRTKNELVILVTPRIINDEQGGRFGYGYRPSLPAARQVMSSF, via the coding sequence ATGGCAGTGGGGACGATGGTGCTGCAGAACCGTAGCTTTGTGAATGTGAGCGGGCCGCCGGTGACACTCACACTCAACAATGCTCCAGCTAAAGATGCCTTGATGGCTTTGGCAAGGTTGGGTGGTTATGGCTTTGTCTATGTGGCTGATGAGTCTGATTCGGGGTCTGCCCCCAGTGCCGCTGGCAATGTGCGGACCGTTTCCATGTCCTTCCACCGTGAGAGTTATGCCAGAGCCTTGAATGGGGTGTTACTGGCCTCTGGGTATCAGGGCAAGCTCGACGGGCGGACTTTGTTGGTGGGAACTGCGGTGTCTGCCAAGACCTTTGGGCCGCAGGTGTCAAAGATCTACAGGCTCAATCAGGCAAGTGCGACATCGGCAGCAGATTATTTGGCAAGCCTGGGTGCTTCAATCAGCAAGGTGATCACGACGCGATTAACGTCACAGGAAACAGCTTCAACAGGGACCCCAGCCAATAATACGGCTAACTCCACGGCCAGTACAACAACACTCAGTAATGTTGAAACCTATGGAGCATCAATCGGCCCTTTGCGAGGATTAACTGGAACCACCGATTCGCGTCTACAGACGATCACTTTGGTGGGGGATTCCAGGCTTGTTGCGATTGGGGAAAGTTACCTGAAGCAGATTGATCTGCGCCAGAGGCAAGTGGCTTTGACCGTGCAAATCCTTGATATCAGCCTTGAAAACGACTCTGAAATTGATAACAGTTTTGCGTTTCGAACTGGTAATACTTTTATAGTCAATAATGATGGGCAATTGCTGGCCAACTTTGGAGCTTATAAACCGCCAGGAAGCGACGCCGGTGGATTGCCTAGTACTTATACAGGATTAGAGCGTACCACTCCTGTAACGGGAACCGGATCTGTTAATGATGCAGGTGTATTTGTAGATGAACCTAAAGGGTCCTTCCCTTTGCCCGGATCTAATTCTGATGTACTTGGAGTGCGCGGGTTTCCGGCACGACCAAAATTTGGTACGGAGCGAAATCCTTTGCAGCCAGGTGTTAATGAAATTGATGATGATGGAAAGCTTACATATGAATCTCCTACCCTGTTCCAGTATCCTCAGAACCAATTTTTTGATTTTCTAAGAGCGCAAATTACCTCTTCTTCGGCCAAGATTCTTGCTAATCCAACTCTGATCCTGCAAGAGGGTTCTAGTAAAACTTCTGGAACTGATGATGCCCCAATTTCAAATGATGGCAAGATTGGTCGAGAAAATAGCAACGAGGCTTTGGTCAGGGTTGGCACTGAGCTTGTTACTAGCTTTGACCTGTTGAAAGATGAACAGGGGAATTTATTCTGTTCTCCTAATTTAGATAATGCGGGACTTACTTTTGGCGCCCGTGTTGAAAAAATTGATGACAACGGATTCGTTTCTTTTTCGTTGTCTCCGGAAATCTCGGCTGCTGTTGGTATTCAAACTGGAGGAAATTGTGGTGATATTACTACAATTAACAAGCGGTCTCTTGATACTGGTACGGTGCGGGTTCGTGATGGCCAAACGTTGATCTTGACTGGAGTTATTTCGGATTCTGATGTTCAAGCAGTCAGAAAATGGCCAATTCTTGGTGACTTGCCGTTGATTGGACAGTTTTTCCGTAATTCCTCTGGAGATCGAACGAAGAACGAATTAGTGATTCTCGTGACCCCTCGAATCATCAATGACGAGCAGGGAGGTCGCTTTGGTTACGGTTACAGGCCAAGTCTTCCTGCAGCCAGGCAAGTGATGAGCAGTTTTTAG
- a CDS encoding PilN domain-containing protein, giving the protein MRGQAGAPVDLLRERRIELGLPAQPAPFVPTRLLLRRGALLGGAVLLVSGAITAAVNWRGQQQQQQLKLLEPVAQRVTAAEAQLRRLKTKTTAVNKKTDVFAQQLVAFPGGSPLLEQLRRITPEGIQLQELLVGEAQIKLLGWVQIGKTPGPLERINALVLSLSQLPITREQGVEVTKITREDGDDPAVTFSVDWALNPKVRLSLIQLQDLEAIGLAYRYRLLKRRGVSL; this is encoded by the coding sequence GTGAGGGGACAGGCAGGAGCCCCTGTTGATTTGCTCCGGGAGCGGCGCATCGAGTTGGGTTTGCCTGCTCAGCCCGCCCCGTTTGTTCCCACCCGCCTTTTGTTGCGTCGAGGTGCGTTGCTGGGTGGGGCTGTGTTGTTAGTGAGTGGAGCCATCACCGCAGCTGTGAACTGGCGGGGACAGCAGCAACAGCAGCAGCTGAAGTTGCTTGAGCCGGTCGCACAACGTGTCACGGCTGCAGAAGCACAGTTGCGGCGGCTGAAGACTAAAACCACCGCGGTGAACAAGAAAACCGATGTATTCGCGCAACAGCTGGTGGCGTTCCCCGGTGGATCTCCTCTGTTGGAGCAGCTCAGACGCATTACGCCTGAGGGCATTCAATTGCAGGAGCTGTTGGTTGGTGAGGCGCAAATCAAATTGCTGGGCTGGGTACAGATTGGAAAGACTCCAGGTCCTTTGGAACGCATCAATGCCCTTGTGCTCTCCCTGTCTCAACTGCCCATCACCCGAGAACAGGGCGTCGAGGTGACCAAGATCACGAGGGAGGACGGGGATGATCCTGCTGTGACCTTCAGCGTGGATTGGGCGCTCAATCCGAAGGTGCGCTTATCCCTGATTCAGCTTCAGGATTTGGAGGCTATCGGCTTGGCCTATCGATATCGACTCCTCAAGCGACGTGGGGTGAGCTTGTGA
- a CDS encoding quinone-dependent dihydroorotate dehydrogenase, which translates to MADASSPGVLSTAGFYRRWLGPQLSRDDGVDAEQLSQTALQALAQVSLRRRWPGISSVLDGVTTELQRRDLRLEQVLFGCRFSNPVGLAAGFDKNGVAAGVWDCFGFGFAEVGTVTWHGQPGNPRPRLFRLAAERAALNRMGFNNNGAEAMQRTLERQALPAPGHRPAVLGINFGKSKLTPLDQAPDDYAASLECLAPMADYAVINVSSPNTPGLRDLQDSTQLRRLVERLRRLPACPPLLVKIAPDLEDDAIDGIARLAYEEGLAGVIAVNTSLDRLGLGQRLIVQTGRTLAEEAGGLSGDPLRHRAVEVIRRLRASAGPALPLIGVGGISSAEAAWERIAAGASLVQLYTGWIFEGPDLVPRILEGLISQLDLHGFRHLSEAIGSGAPWK; encoded by the coding sequence ATGGCTGATGCGTCATCCCCCGGGGTGTTATCCACCGCCGGTTTTTATCGGCGCTGGTTGGGCCCGCAATTGTCCCGGGATGATGGGGTGGACGCCGAACAGCTCAGCCAAACGGCGCTGCAGGCTCTCGCTCAGGTGAGCTTGCGCCGTCGTTGGCCTGGGATCTCCTCCGTGCTGGATGGTGTGACCACGGAGCTTCAGCGTCGGGATCTGCGACTCGAGCAAGTTCTGTTTGGCTGTCGATTCAGCAATCCAGTGGGTTTGGCGGCGGGGTTCGATAAAAACGGAGTTGCAGCTGGGGTTTGGGATTGCTTTGGGTTCGGATTTGCCGAAGTGGGCACCGTCACTTGGCATGGTCAACCAGGCAACCCCAGGCCCCGCCTGTTTCGTTTAGCCGCGGAACGGGCTGCTCTGAACCGTATGGGGTTCAACAACAACGGTGCTGAGGCGATGCAACGCACCCTTGAGCGGCAGGCGTTGCCGGCGCCAGGTCATCGCCCAGCGGTGCTTGGGATTAATTTCGGGAAGTCGAAACTCACGCCTCTGGACCAGGCCCCTGATGACTACGCCGCGTCATTGGAATGTCTGGCGCCCATGGCGGACTACGCCGTGATCAATGTGAGCTCTCCCAACACTCCTGGCTTGCGAGATCTGCAGGATTCAACCCAATTGCGTCGTTTGGTTGAGCGCTTGCGTCGGCTGCCCGCTTGCCCGCCCCTGCTGGTGAAGATTGCGCCGGATCTTGAGGACGATGCCATTGATGGCATCGCTCGATTGGCCTACGAGGAGGGTTTGGCCGGTGTGATTGCTGTGAACACCAGTCTGGATCGACTGGGCTTAGGCCAGCGGCTGATCGTGCAGACCGGCCGCACCCTCGCAGAAGAGGCGGGTGGCCTCAGCGGGGACCCTCTGCGTCATCGCGCTGTAGAAGTGATTCGGCGACTGCGTGCCAGTGCCGGTCCGGCTTTGCCGTTGATTGGTGTGGGGGGGATCTCATCGGCCGAGGCGGCCTGGGAACGCATCGCTGCTGGAGCATCCCTCGTGCAGCTTTACACCGGTTGGATTTTTGAAGGTCCTGATTTGGTTCCACGCATCCTTGAGGGTTTGATCAGCCAGCTCGATCTCCATGGCTTTCGCCATCTGAGTGAGGCGATCGGAAGCGGCGCGCCCTGGAAGTAG